A DNA window from Melanotaenia boesemani isolate fMelBoe1 chromosome 6, fMelBoe1.pri, whole genome shotgun sequence contains the following coding sequences:
- the rwdd1 gene encoding RWD domain-containing protein 1 isoform X2: MTDYGEEQRNELEAIESIYPDSFTVLSEDPCSFTITVASDAGEHTETVEATLKFTYVDKYPDVPPLWEIHSQENLEDRDMEDILTLLQQQAEENLGMVMIFTLVTAVQEKLNEMVDEKKNRQEEEKRRKEMEAEEAEKVAFQGTVVTIENFLAWKAKFELDMAEARRKKQKEEEQGAKSKLTGKQLFERDHNLDTSDIQFLEDAGNNVEVDESLFQDIEDLDLDEDDPDFDPLEMGSDED, from the exons TTCTCTCAGAAGATCCCTGCAGTTTCACCATCACTGTGGCTTCAGATGCAGGAGAACATACTGAAA CTGTGGAAGCAACATTAAAGTTCACCTATGTAGACAAATACCCTGATGTGCCTCCACTGTGGGAGATCCATTCCCAGGAGAAtctggaggacagagacatgGAGGACATCCTCACGTTACTGCAGCAGCAG GCTGAGGAGAACCTGGGGATGGTGATGATCTTCACCCTGGTAACGGCTGTCCAGGAGAAACTCAATGAAATGGTGGATGAGAAGAAGAACAGGCAGGAGGAAGAAAAGCGTCGCAAAGAGATGGAGGCTGAGGAGGCAGAGAAG GTGGCCTTCCAGGGAACGGTTGTCACCATTGAAAACTTTCTGGCCTGGAAAGCCAAGTTTGAGCTGGATATGGCCGAGGCGAGGaggaaaaaacagaaggaggaggagcaagGAGCAAAGTCCAAACTCACAG GTAAACAGCTGTTTGAGAGAGACCACAACCTGGACACATCTGACATTCAGTTCCTGGAGGACG CTGGAAACAACGTTGAGGTGGACGAGTCGCTGTTCCAGGACATTGAGGACTTGGACCTGGATGAGGATGACCCAGACTTTGATCCTTTGGAGATGGGCAGTGATGAGGACTAA
- the rwdd1 gene encoding RWD domain-containing protein 1 isoform X1, whose product MTDYGEEQRNELEAIESIYPDSFTVLSEDPCSFTITVASDAGEHTESESKAVEATLKFTYVDKYPDVPPLWEIHSQENLEDRDMEDILTLLQQQAEENLGMVMIFTLVTAVQEKLNEMVDEKKNRQEEEKRRKEMEAEEAEKVAFQGTVVTIENFLAWKAKFELDMAEARRKKQKEEEQGAKSKLTGKQLFERDHNLDTSDIQFLEDAGNNVEVDESLFQDIEDLDLDEDDPDFDPLEMGSDED is encoded by the exons TTCTCTCAGAAGATCCCTGCAGTTTCACCATCACTGTGGCTTCAGATGCAGGAGAACATACTGAAAGTGAGTCAAAAG CTGTGGAAGCAACATTAAAGTTCACCTATGTAGACAAATACCCTGATGTGCCTCCACTGTGGGAGATCCATTCCCAGGAGAAtctggaggacagagacatgGAGGACATCCTCACGTTACTGCAGCAGCAG GCTGAGGAGAACCTGGGGATGGTGATGATCTTCACCCTGGTAACGGCTGTCCAGGAGAAACTCAATGAAATGGTGGATGAGAAGAAGAACAGGCAGGAGGAAGAAAAGCGTCGCAAAGAGATGGAGGCTGAGGAGGCAGAGAAG GTGGCCTTCCAGGGAACGGTTGTCACCATTGAAAACTTTCTGGCCTGGAAAGCCAAGTTTGAGCTGGATATGGCCGAGGCGAGGaggaaaaaacagaaggaggaggagcaagGAGCAAAGTCCAAACTCACAG GTAAACAGCTGTTTGAGAGAGACCACAACCTGGACACATCTGACATTCAGTTCCTGGAGGACG CTGGAAACAACGTTGAGGTGGACGAGTCGCTGTTCCAGGACATTGAGGACTTGGACCTGGATGAGGATGACCCAGACTTTGATCCTTTGGAGATGGGCAGTGATGAGGACTAA
- the rwdd1 gene encoding RWD domain-containing protein 1 isoform X3, which yields MEDILTLLQQQAEENLGMVMIFTLVTAVQEKLNEMVDEKKNRQEEEKRRKEMEAEEAEKVAFQGTVVTIENFLAWKAKFELDMAEARRKKQKEEEQGAKSKLTGKQLFERDHNLDTSDIQFLEDAGNNVEVDESLFQDIEDLDLDEDDPDFDPLEMGSDED from the exons atgGAGGACATCCTCACGTTACTGCAGCAGCAG GCTGAGGAGAACCTGGGGATGGTGATGATCTTCACCCTGGTAACGGCTGTCCAGGAGAAACTCAATGAAATGGTGGATGAGAAGAAGAACAGGCAGGAGGAAGAAAAGCGTCGCAAAGAGATGGAGGCTGAGGAGGCAGAGAAG GTGGCCTTCCAGGGAACGGTTGTCACCATTGAAAACTTTCTGGCCTGGAAAGCCAAGTTTGAGCTGGATATGGCCGAGGCGAGGaggaaaaaacagaaggaggaggagcaagGAGCAAAGTCCAAACTCACAG GTAAACAGCTGTTTGAGAGAGACCACAACCTGGACACATCTGACATTCAGTTCCTGGAGGACG CTGGAAACAACGTTGAGGTGGACGAGTCGCTGTTCCAGGACATTGAGGACTTGGACCTGGATGAGGATGACCCAGACTTTGATCCTTTGGAGATGGGCAGTGATGAGGACTAA